One Ranitomeya imitator isolate aRanImi1 chromosome 1, aRanImi1.pri, whole genome shotgun sequence DNA window includes the following coding sequences:
- the MED11 gene encoding mediator of RNA polymerase II transcription subunit 11, with translation MATYSLANERLRILEDIEREIATILLNAGNVILELSKEKPNERLLDRHASQFTTSMQKVESELSGQIRYLTQVATGQPHEGSSYSARKDGTMALNRIDYARVKLADLCRTCEHMLEQP, from the exons ATGGCTACTTATAGCCTGGCAAATGAAAGACTCCGTATCCTAGAGGATATTGAGCGAGAAATCGCAACCATCTTATTGAATGCAG GGAATGTTATACTGGAGCTGTCCAAAGAGAAACCAAATGAACGCCTCTTAGACAGACATGCCTCCCAATTCACCACCTCCATGCAAAAGGTTGAATCTGAGCTCTCAGGACAAATCCGTTATCTCACACAG GTAGCGACAGGACAGCCCCATGAAGGCTCCAGTTACAGTGCACGCAAGGATGGGACCATGGCTCTCAATAGAATTGACTATGCTCGGGTGAAGCTGGCTGATCTTTGTAGAACATGTGAACATATGTTGGAGCAGCCCTGA